In the Topomyia yanbarensis strain Yona2022 chromosome 3, ASM3024719v1, whole genome shotgun sequence genome, one interval contains:
- the LOC131687808 gene encoding uncharacterized protein LOC131687808: MPLRLINSTIGTATYNAAKFLSSILNGIVGKTDHHIVNSFEFVGDIRQHIVTNECALFSLDVVSLFTNVPVDYAIESVRLRWGELEEHTKIPESSFIAMLELVLTSTFFMHQDRFFKQKFGLPMGSPLSPVVANIVLERVERSALELLHQEGIVPIFFRRYVDDCLSSVRRVQVERMLEVFNSFHPRLQFTIELEEDGQIRFLDTIVRREEDHLTTEWTPKDSEGRYLDYNSSSPFNHKKNSAIALVDRTLKLSEVYYRSNALEVVKQILTNNNYPGSFCNKIIKERTHKLYNTLEPKNTDVTMKFVSAPYIPGLGEKMARYLSQHNIKLAFKTIDKIKDTVHSLSLRTE, translated from the coding sequence ATGCCGCTACGATTAATCAACTCTACGATTGGTACAGCAACATACAATGCAGCGAAGTTTTTGTCATCCATTCTAAATGGAATTGTTGGTAAAACAGATCACCATATAGTGAATAGCTTTGAATTTGTCGGCGATATTCGACAGCACATTGTAACCAATGAGTGTGCGTTGTTTTCGTTGGATGTTGTTTCACTATTCACTAATGTGCCTGTGGATTACGCCATAGAAAGTGTACGACTACGATGGGGCGAATTGGAGGAGCACACCAAGATTCCTGAGAGCAGCTTCATTGCAATGCTTGAGTTGGTGTTGACATCAACTTTTTTCATGCATCAAGATCGTTTCTTCAAGCAGAAATTTGGGTTACCAATGGGATCTCCCTTATCGCCAGTTGTAGCAAACATAGTGTTGGAGAGGGTTGAGAGAAGTGCGCTGGAACTGTTGCATCAAGAAGGTATTGTACCAATTTTCTTCAGGCGGTACGTTGACGACTGTTTATCGAGTGTGCGAAGAGTACAAGTGGAGCGCATGCTGGAGGTGTTTAACAGTTTCCACCCACGACTGCAGTTCACCATAGAACTTGAGGAGGATGGTCAAATACGGTTTTTGGATACAATAGTGCGTAGGGAGGAGGACCATCTCACCACGGAATGGACTCCGAAGGATTCAGAAGGCAGATATTTAGACTATAATTCCTCGAGTCCATTTAACCATAAGAAAAATTCAGCGATAGCATTAGTTGATAGGACATTGAAACTAAGTGAAGTATATTATCGTTCAAATGCTCTAGAAGTTGTGAAACAAATACTCACTAATAATAATTACCCAGGTTCATTCTGCAACAAGATTATTAAAGAACGAACACATAAATTGTACAATACTCTTGAACCTAAAAACACTGATGTGACAATGAAATTTGTTTCTGCGCCTTATATACCGGGTCTGGGAGAAAAAATGGCCCGGTATTTATCACAGCATAACATAAAACTAGCTTTTAAAACCATTGACAAAATTAAAGACACAGTACACAGCTTAAGCTTAAGGACAGAATAG
- the LOC131689530 gene encoding uncharacterized protein LOC131689530, protein MSKKGRENVLKPGVSCGVCNDPDDSRMVCCDDCGRWFHFGCVGVDEGIEEVDWNCSSCEKRRTAQVTPTLLTVPVPGGTNQQTEGTQEQQKKLVLEFRKQMADMERRFDEQQQTYEKMLQEKDRELKNAVNDLQHQFQRRLEKKEQQVRDELFAPPAVPPPSANSTTLGNEKRVATDMCQVLERMDKRLQEMAKKQSLDTKRLEGRLRAMEISTRDQMQRNSSGLNVDADPFEQNHHSDVPSEAPSHELSRSQLAARHAVAKELPIFTGNPEEWPLFIATYESTTKMCGFSDEENLLRLQRSLKDKALEVVRSRLLYPAGLEGVIHTLRTLFGRPEIIVHSLVCKIREMPAPKTEKLETLIDFGVAVQNMCATIVACGLNEHLCNVALLQELVERLPPTIRLDWAKHRQPLQGITLSDFSTWLGTLVEAACVVTVPSSISIYTGKPEKRSRKEEVHVHLETSSGQASSSIESMVPRPGIFVDVEKSVACHNVANRTN, encoded by the coding sequence ATGTCCAAGAAGGGGCGAGAAAATGTGCTGAAACCGGGTGTGAGTTGTGGTGTGTGCAATGATCCGGACGACAGTCGGATGGTATGCTGCGACGACTGCGGTAGATGGTTCCATTTTGGATGCGTGGGCGTTGACGAAGGGATCGAGGAAGTCGACTGGAATTGTTCATCGTGCGAAAAAAGGCGGACAGCTCAGGTCACTCCGACCCTTTTAACGGTTCCAGTGCCAGGAGGAACAAATCAACAGACGGAAGGCACCCAAGAGCAGCAAAAGAAGTTAGTCTTGGAATTTCGGAAGCAAATGGCAGATATGGAACGTAGGTTCGACGAACAGCAGCAGACATATGAGAAAATGCTTCAGGAGAAGGATCGCGAGTTGAAGAATGCGGTTAATGATTTGCAGCACCAGTTCCAACGCCGCCTGGAGAAGAAAGAGCAACAAGTTCGAGATGAGTTGTTTGCCCCGCCGGCTGTGCCGCCACCTAGTGCGAATTCCACTACGCTAGGAAATGAGAAACGCGTGGCGACGGATATGTGTCAGGTGCTCGAGCGAATGGACAAACGGCTTCAGGAGATGGCGAAAAAGCAGAGTCTAGATACGAAGCGTCTTGAAGGAAGATTAAGAGCGATGGAAATCAGCACTCGTGACCAAATGCAGAGAAATAGCAGTGGTTTGAACGTCGATGCGGATCCATTCGAGCAGAATCATCATTCTGACGTTCCATCAGAAGCACCGTCTCACGAACTAAGTAGAAGTCAGCTTGCAGCGAGGCATGCAGTGGCAAAGGAACTGCCCATCTTTACTGGCAATCCTGAGGAGTGGCCTCTGTTTATCGCCACTTATGAAAGCACCACCAAGATGTGCGGTTTTAGTGACGAAGAAAATCTGCTCAGACTTCAGCGATCTTTAAAAGATAAAGCTCTCGAGGTGGTAAGAAGCCGATTGCTATATCCAGCTGGGCTTGAAGGTGTTATTCATACGCTACGTACGCTATTCGGTCGTCCAGAGATTATCGTACACTCGCTAGTGTGCAAAATTCGGGAGATGCCTGCACCGAAGACGGAGAAATTGGAAACTCTGATTGATTTCGGTGTCGCAGTCCAGAACATGTGTGCAACGATAGTGGCTTGTGGATTGAACGAGCATCTGTGCAATGTAGCACTTCTCCAAGAGCTTGTTGAAAGATTACCACCAACCATTAGGCTCGATTGGGCGAAACACCGACAACCTTTACAAGGAATCACACTGTCAGACTTCAGTACCTGGTTGGGTACGCTTGTGGAAGCAGCATGTGTAGTTACGGTTCCGTCGTCAATTAGTATATACACCGGCAAACCAGAGAAGCGTAGTCGAAAGGAAGAGGTCCACGTTCATCTCGAAACCAGTTCTGGTCAGGCATCGAGCTCAATAGAGTCGATGGTTCCGCGGCCTGGAATTTTTGTGGATGTCGAGAAATCAGTGGCCTGTCACAATGTCGCCAATCGGACAAACTGA